Proteins from a genomic interval of Musa acuminata AAA Group cultivar baxijiao chromosome BXJ1-9, Cavendish_Baxijiao_AAA, whole genome shotgun sequence:
- the LOC135592485 gene encoding uncharacterized protein LOC135592485 isoform X1, translated as MGHIKVCLLKATNRTGRCNSQHTMVQPYRKELAKYFENNDDARSLTFLLPPLMEEDFAHEELHLVVDATHHMEHMETDEITSGLQKSCRQIATRCRSRLRVLRRI; from the exons ATGGGACATATCAAAGTTTGCTTGTTGAAAGCCACAAACAG GACAGGTAGGTGCAACTCGCAACACACGATGGTGCAACCTTACAGAAAAG AACTTGCAAAGTATTTTGAGAATAATGATGATGCCAGGAGCTTAACCTTTCTGCTACCACCGCTTATGGAGGAAGActttgctcatgaagagcttcacTTAGTTGTAGATGCCACCCATCACATGGAGCACATGGAGACCGATGAAATCACTTCTGGACTGCAAAAG TCGTGCAGGCAGATCGCCACCAGATGCCGATCTCGACTTAGGGTTCTCCGAAGGATATAG
- the LOC135592485 gene encoding uncharacterized protein LOC135592485 isoform X2, translating to MGHIKVCLLKATNRTGRCNSQHTMVQPYRKELAKYFENNDDARSLTFLLPPLMEEDFAHEELHLVVDATHHMEHMETDEITSGLQKADRHQMPIST from the exons ATGGGACATATCAAAGTTTGCTTGTTGAAAGCCACAAACAG GACAGGTAGGTGCAACTCGCAACACACGATGGTGCAACCTTACAGAAAAG AACTTGCAAAGTATTTTGAGAATAATGATGATGCCAGGAGCTTAACCTTTCTGCTACCACCGCTTATGGAGGAAGActttgctcatgaagagcttcacTTAGTTGTAGATGCCACCCATCACATGGAGCACATGGAGACCGATGAAATCACTTCTGGACTGCAAAAG GCAGATCGCCACCAGATGCCGATCTCGACTTAG